ATCAGGTGCCCTCCCCAAAACTAGGATGAAGGGAAAATGGGGACAGAACTGTAAAGCTGTTGGGAACCATTATGCCATAATTACAGCCTGTTTGAAACAGAGCTGCTTCCTGCCTCCCCAGCCTGAACTTCATTAATTAAAGTGCTGAATGcagaataaattaattaaaccttttttttttttttggttgttgttgctattttaTCCAGTTGCTGTATATTTTGATGGATTATGCACCTCCGTTTAATAAATATTGAACAAGTGTTAATTAACTGGATTAATTCACTGCTGGTTTCTTGACCTGTCTGTTACCTTTCCCTTAACTCCACACCTGAGTTGTGTCCTAAAAGTTTATACCAAGAAGTAAGGACCCGGGGCTCTGGCTGGGACTGGAGACAGGGTCACTTACCAAAAGGCAGGACGAAGAAGAAGGGGAACCAACAGAGGATGAAAACGCCCACAACGATGGCAAGAGTCTTGGCTGCTTTTTTCTCACGGGAGAACTTGAGGAGCCGCACGGACAAGGAGCTCCTGAAGTTGTGCCCCTTGCTCCGGGTGCTGGAAAGAGGCTCCTCCAGCACGCTGCGGCAGTGGATGCGCAGTACCACCTCCATGGATTTATTCCTCTCCTTCTTGACCCCCGCCTCCAAGCTCCGGGTTGTCCTCCTGGCCACCACGTAGATCCTGAAGTACATCACCAGGATGACCATGAGGGGCAGgtagaaggagaaaagggatgAGAACAGGGCATAGCCTGGCTCCTCGGTGATGCTACAGATGCTCTCATCCGGTGGTGGTGGCTCCTTCCACCCCAGCAGCGGCCCAATGGAGATGACCATGGAGGAGAGCCAGACCACCACCAGGATGACCCCAGCCTTCCTTTCTGTCATGATGGTGGGATACTTGAGGGAATACTTGACGCCGATATACCTGTCCACGGAGATGATGCACAAGCTCATGATGGAGgcggagcagcacagcacatccaCCGCTGCCCAGATGTTGCAGAAGATGCGGCCGAACACCCAAAAACCCAACACCTCCAAGGTGGCTGAAAAGGGCAGCAcggtggtgctgagcagcaggtcGGCGATGGCCAGGTTAACGATGAAGTAGTTGGTGACCGTCTGCAGGTGCCGGTTGCAAGCCACCGACAGGATGACAAGGATGTTGCCCACGATGGCTGAGAGGATGAAGACAGCCAAGAAGACCCCGACGCCCACCGCCTGCACATCCAAGGCGAATGTCAGAGTGGTGCCGTTGCCTTCGGGGGACTCCTCACCTTGCAGCCCCCAGGACTGGTTGGCACTGCTCTGGCTGCCCTGTCCTGTCCTGTTCCCACTCAAGCTGCCATTGCTAAGCTCAGGGAAAGTCATCGTAAAAAAAGTCCAGGCTCCATGGAGGGCGAGGAGAAAGCGATGCCGAGGCGCAGCTTCCCCGGCATGATCCTCGCAGCCCCCTCCACGACTCGCTCAGCACCTCACCCCCAAAAACTGGGGCAAGGTCTGCCTCCCCCGAGCCGGGATGGAGGGACGGAGTAGGGATGGAGTGATCTCCCAGCCCTCTTCACACCGGATTGCGGTGCCCCCCTCCCCGCGACGGCCCCGCCGCCGTCCCACCGGGGGGGGCAGCGAGGACGGGGCCCCCCCGCTGCCCTCGCATGCTCCGGGGCTGCGCTGGGGCAGCGGCTAAGCAGCGTTCGGTGTCTCCGCTCGCTTTCCCCGCTCGGTCGAGAGAGCTCCGGGAGGGGCtaagggaggggaaggaggggtggGCCGGTCCGGGGGGGTGTCAGGTGGAGGAgtaggaggagaaggagaaggaggaggcgGTGCGGCTCTACGGGCGAGCTCCGGGGCAGAGCGAAGCCTGTAGCGCACCCCGCAAGGAGGCAAAGGGATGGGGGGACAGGCACCCGCTCGCGGGGACAGGACCCACTCGGCTGGAGTCACCCGCTCGGGGAGATAGGAGTCACACGGGGGAGATAGGAAGCCCCAGGGATGGACACGCGTGGGAGAGTAGAGAAGCATCACAGCGGGGGCGGACAGCGGCGGGGGGAGCGGGAGAACACTCGTGGGCGTCATCAGGCACCGCTCGGTGGTTCAGGCAGCGCTGGGATGCAGACACCTCGGAACGGGGCAGCACTCGGGGGGCCGCCGACCCGCCGCCCGCAGCcgccagggagcagcagagcgCACGGATTGCCCGGCGGTGCTGTCAGACATCGCACCCCCCCACCAGCCCTCTCCGGGGGTCGTCGGTGTGGGGTGAGGCAGAGAATGTGGTCCCCACTGTGCCACAGAGCCGGCATCTACACCCCACCGAGAGGCTGTTTGGAAGGGATGGTGGGTCACCCACATCTTCAGAGTCCCATTGGGAGCGTTTCCTGCAGGGTTGGCAGCCCCCTCCACCCCCAGCCTTAGCATCTCACTAGAATGATGACCTGCAAGGCAAGAAACCCTCACCCCTCGCTCCTCATCTTCAGCATCCCACCACAATGATGCTCTACAATGCTGACTGTTACCCTCCTGCTCTAACATCCCAACAAAGTGATGCCCTAAAAGCTGGAAAACTCATTCCCAGCAAGGCTGGAAACCATCACCCCCTACCACCCATCCCCCATCTCCAACATCCCATTGGAACGATGCCTTACAAGGCTGGTAGGTCTCTTTTCACACCAGGACAGGACTTCCAGCAAGCATCCTTGCCAGCACTGATCCTTccccccagctcctccagcccatGCATCCTGCCTGCTTTGCAAGCATGGTGCCCCTTGTTCATCCCTTGTAATAGCAGCAGGAACGATGGATGTCTTGCATTCAGCGGCAGCAACTCTACGTGATTGGCAGCTCTGCGTCTGCAACTTAACCCTGCTGCAGGACCTTGAAACAGCAACATATGATTAAAACATGTACAGGCGCATAATTCTGGATAATTTAAGCTGTGTTGTtatgttttattgtttatttgtttgtttgtttgtttcccactGATAAAACCAGATCCTGTTTATGCTGGTTGCCTTGCAGTGACCCTATTCTTCCGCCTTCATACACTGCGATGGGGACTGACTCCAGTGTAGGACAGttctccctcagctgctttcGACTCTacacaggaaatatttccttgcaGTGTGTTTACCCATGAGTTTtcaactttcttttcttaacatagataaaattacattaaaaaaaggcTTTAAAGGGCAGTTCAAGTAGATAGTGAGGTGATTTGACTAACAGAGCAGGGCACGTCTGTTGAT
This DNA window, taken from Excalfactoria chinensis isolate bCotChi1 chromosome 4, bCotChi1.hap2, whole genome shotgun sequence, encodes the following:
- the ADRA1D gene encoding alpha-1D adrenergic receptor — its product is MTFPELSNGSLSGNRTGQGSQSSANQSWGLQGEESPEGNGTTLTFALDVQAVGVGVFLAVFILSAIVGNILVILSVACNRHLQTVTNYFIVNLAIADLLLSTTVLPFSATLEVLGFWVFGRIFCNIWAAVDVLCCSASIMSLCIISVDRYIGVKYSLKYPTIMTERKAGVILVVVWLSSMVISIGPLLGWKEPPPPDESICSITEEPGYALFSSLFSFYLPLMVILVMYFRIYVVARRTTRSLEAGVKKERNKSMEVVLRIHCRSVLEEPLSSTRSKGHNFRSSLSVRLLKFSREKKAAKTLAIVVGVFILCWFPFFFVLPFGSFFPSLKPSEMVFKVIFWLGYFNSCVNPIIYPCSSKEFKRAFIRLLKCQCHRRRRPIWRVYDHHWRGASVNSSVQDSETDLRPRISTLNSSFIFNSSLQERASKRRTLSFKGWKMLTPFQKPASTQLKEKMNSLSNKIRGGSSKGGVTATYKTEDIASEAFILGLDSVHPHLGETGSACAPGEEGRCFMKCDLSI